From a region of the Acanthochromis polyacanthus isolate Apoly-LR-REF ecotype Palm Island chromosome 3, KAUST_Apoly_ChrSc, whole genome shotgun sequence genome:
- the LOC110950642 gene encoding uncharacterized protein LOC110950642, with protein sequence MAFANLFANLAPLNGDVKSPGEPAFTHPEETAKRTRSKARKRKAKEEQPGSYIKKQRCEAQTTTTYNFKDDNIKARGYHTPSTDSAQIGNHSDKAAHNIRHSKGQNYKSGHNCEVNKQKHQKKKMKWQKNQHEPMDKWTHSNRGGRAMSGKGERGHRDIEQMRPPRFMTQEFKDQNVLTVDGRLICRHFLYGRCIKGDSCQLEHVQGYNDLIKSACKFYIQGFCTKGESCPYMHKSFPCKFFHTKGKCFQGADCKFSHEPLNNVTNRLLEEALKRDSDLSELTKKGEQESSGEQPNTPESEITEATETPDLLTQPLRPNFYHSRDAAKETLLCTTGEQSDVTVEVFLPHASDAAPPQSPPSTSNKEPVCYSVEAVLGPQLSRPFPRFSTAPGSQGSTSLSVPRTSSDATLDTTNPSEAPYSVDAVLKSFKSVEKSPFGQTSTTTTVKTVSYTPKTDCERSTDPLLNSQHEKILLNTRDEANKSQQKMFKHRPSVQMHTGLISKTCHDLLLTTEDHKNQCGNAAEFIKTAQRTSNEVKLELLGSPVTQAEKSASSQSKGDMKDSLTCPPAQLKPHLSGLTSDLQSSTKPFSPSAGFSEFKGSAKVQPVSCFDTKSDSSDSPSHHFAAKQGPECGLKLGTLQLYSAKMSPERSNEMTVGCKKNQKKPFHSLFANPISDSVMSAHSQGFIQTPRCADFTSKDLKTAVEPDKPPSKSFLSLFAVPLIDTAASAPCSRSQADDSKTPRCRQKLVDDAFHLSKRRASSPCVAGTDATQTPHRPTSPNFSASSKTESASQPVNPVCRLMSDSLGEIPTSPAPLSLNPSIASAQQLLPDISSPRDSVLKSLFLSLSPYQEDRLQRDSIQISRPTD encoded by the exons atggctTTTGCAAACCTGTTTGCGAATCTGGCTCCTCTCAATGGTGACGTGAAAAGTCCTGGAGAACCAGCCTTCACACACCC GGAAGAGACTGCGAAAAGAACAAGAAGCAAAGCCAGAAAGAGGAAAGCAAAAGAAGAGCAGCCTGGATCTTACATCAAA AAACAACGTTGTGAAGCTCAGACCACCACAACTTATAACTTCAAAGACGATAACATCAAGGCCAGAGGCTATCACACACCAAGTACTGACAGTGCACAGATAGGTAATCACAGTGACAAAGCTGCACACAATATCAGGCACAGCAAAGGTCAAAACTACAAATCTGGACACAACTGTGAAGTGAACAAGCAGAAGCATcagaaaaagaagatgaagTGGCAGAAAAATCAGCATGAACCTATGGATAAATGGACACATTCAAATAGAGGTGGAAGAGCAATGTCGGGAAAAGGTGAAAGAGGCCATCGAGATATCGAACAG ATGAGGCCACCAAGGTTCATGACGCAAGAGTTCAAGGACCAGAATGTTTTGACGGTGGACGGACGGTTAATTTGCCGACATTTCCTTTACGGGCGCTGCATCAAG GGTGACAGCTGCCAactggagcatgttcagggttACAACGATCTCATCAAGTCAGCCTGCAAGTTTTACATCCAGGGATTTTGCACAAAAGGGGAGAGCTGCCCATACATGCACA AGTCCTTCCCTTGCAAGTTTTTCCATACAAAAGGAAAGTGTTTCCAAGGAGCAGATTGCAAGTTTTCCCATGAACCACTAAATAACGTCACTAACCGACTGTTGGAGGAG GCATTAAAACGGGACAGTGACCTCTCTGAACTTACAAAGAAAGGTGAACAGGAGTCATCAGGAGAGCAGCCGAACACACCCGAGTCGGAAATTACTGAAGCAACTGAAACCCCTGATCTCCTCACACAGCCACTCAG GCCTAACTTTTACCACAGCAGAGATGCTGCAAAGGAAACCTTGTTGTGTACCACAGGAGAACAGTCTGACGTCACAGTCGAAGTTTTCCTTCCACACGCATCAGACGCCGCCCCACCTCAGAGCCCTCCATCAACCAGCAATAAAGAGCCGGTCTGTTATTCAGTGGAAGCTGTTCTTGGACCTCAGCTGTCCAGACCATTCCCTCGTTTCTCTACTGCTCCTGGAAGTCAAGGATCTACATCTCTCTCTGTCCCGAGGACGTCTTCCGATGCCACTTTGGACACCACAAACCCAAGTGAAGCCCCATACTCTGTGGATGCTGTCCTCAAGTCATTTAAATCAGTGGAAAAGTCACCCTTTGGCCAAACATCAACCACTacaactgtaaaaactgtatCCTATACACCAAAAACTGACTGTGAAAGAAGCACCGATCCTCTGCTGAACTCACAACATGAGAAGATTTTGTTAAATACCAGAGATGAAGCAAACAAGTCccagcaaaaaatgttcaaacatcgACCATCTGTCCAAATGCATACCGGCCTGATCTCAAAAACCTGCCATGACCTTTTGCTCACCACTGAGGATCATAAAAATCAATGTGGAAATGCTGCAGAGTTCATAAAAACTGCTCAAAGAACTTCTAATGAAGTCAAACTGGAGTTGTTGGGTTCTCCTGTCACTCAAGCAGAAAAGTCTGCTTCCTCCCAAAGTAAAGGAGATATGAAAGATAGTCTGACATGTCCTCCTGCACAGCTGAAGCCACATCTCTCTGGTCTGACATCTGATTTACAATCTTCAACTAAGCCTTTTTCTCCCTCTGCAGGTTTCTCAGAGTTTAAAGGTAGCGCTAAGGTTCAAcctgtttcttgttttgataCAAAAAGTGATTCTTCAGACTCTCCCAGTCATCATTTTGCTGCAAAACAAGGCCCTGAATGTGGCCTTAAACTTGGTACACTGCAGCTTTATTCTGCTAAAATGTCCCCAGAGCGCAGCAATGAAATGACAGTTGGATGTAAGAAGAATCAGAAAAAGCCTTTTCATAGCCTTTTTGCAAACCCAATATCCGACAGCGTGATGTCAGCTCATTCTCAAGGCTTTATTCAGACTCCACGCTGTGCAGATTTCACAAGTAAAGATCTTAAAACTGCAGTTGAACCTGACAAACCTCCATCCAAGTCCTTCCTCAGCCTTTTCGCAGTGCCGCTCATTGACACAGCTGCTTCGGCTCCATGTTCGCGGTCTCAAGCTGATGATTCAAAGACTCCTCGCTGTAGACAAAAATTAGTTGATGATGCATTTCATTTATCCAAACGACGAGCGTCATCTCCGTGTGTGGCTGGAACTGATGCTACACAAACTCCTCACAGGCCGACGTCTCCTAACTTCTCCGCTAGTTCAAAAACGGAGTCTGCAAGTCAGCCAGTGAATCCTGTTTGTAGGCTCATGTCTGATTCCCTCGGTGAGATTCCCACCAGTCCTGCTCCTCTCAGTCTAAATCCATCCATAGCTTCAGCTCAGCAACTGCTTCCCGACATCTCATCCCCCAGAG ATTCAGTTCTGAAAAGCCTCTTTCTGAGTCTGAGTCCATATCAAGAGGACAGACTGCAGCGGGACAGTATTCAGATCAGTCGTCCTACAG ACTGA